A genomic window from Purpureocillium takamizusanense chromosome 2, complete sequence includes:
- the CSR1_1 gene encoding phosphatidylinositol transfer protein csr1 (antiSMASH:Cluster_2.7~EggNog:ENOG503NTVK~COG:I), with amino-acid sequence MQSQNKIQRRHSLLNPRLSWTGPSPRAMGQRTPTGYLGNLTDAQEAKLRALWAIGIKFVEICEADAEPSDAKSLEEKYVPLAKKSSSLPKGEGRPSATHEKYPGLVLELLSLLPTDEHDIQKLARQAVDALDHWTPEMYHLIVMRMVKCEHPDALGLRFLRACNWDLIQATKMMGKAIYWRAMEAAVDDDIMKRGEAGAAEDEKNGFGLARTVSTDFMDQIRSGKAFIHGTDKAGRPISYIRLRKHRASDQCYQSLERYTVYLLELARLSLRAPIETGTILIDMGGFVTSNIDLSPLKFIINCVQNNYPESLGLLLIHNAPIGFKTLWKVVRFWLDPAVASKVHFTRGKRGLLKYIAPDQLLKELGGNEDWEYEYEEPLPDENIQMLDTETRDRLFQERQVLAQRFEDLTQEWVMSAQHSDKSREICGKRDALADKLTANYWALDPYIRARSIYDRHGYFRGAAGAEWYARTKETTTAIATTPITNDKMTPGDESPVLGRSSLSDGMSTLRKASLSDNMSALERASTFGDTPTLDRSSTSEDEVVFLDEVPRVEIEKVPDIASVHVTFDHVSIIGGDDSSYYSDIDRAEPSRLWG; translated from the exons CGGCATCAAATTCGTCGAAATCtgcgaggccgacgcggagCCCAGCGACGCAAAGTCCCTTGAAGAAAAGTATGTGCCCTTGGCCAAGAAGTCATCGTCCTTGCCCAAGGGCGAGGGACGGCCCAGCGCCACCCACGAAAAGTACCCGGGACTCGTCCTGGAACTGCTCTCGCTGCTCCCCACGGACGAGCACGACATACAAAAGTTGGCCAGacaggccgtcgacgccctggacCACTGGACGCCGGAAATGTACCACCTCATCGTCATGCGCATGGTCAAGTGCGAGCACCCGGACGCCCTGGGCCTTCGCTTCCTGCGCGCCTGCAACTGGGACCTCATCCAGGCCACCAAGATGATGGGCAAGGCCATTTACTGGCgggccatggaggcggccgtggacgacgacatcatgaagcgaggcgaggcgggggCCGCAGAAGACGAGAAGAACGGCTTCGGACTGGCCAGGACCGTCAGCACGGACTTTATGGACCAGATCAGGAGCGGCAAGGCCTTCATTCACGGGACGGACAAGGCGGGACGACCCATTAGCTACATCCGGCTGCGAAAACACAGGGCGTCTGACCAGTGCTACCAAAGCCTGGAGAGATACACGGTATATCTCCTGGAGCTGGCTCGCTTGTCTTTACGGGCGCCGATTGAAACAGGA ACAATCCTCATTGACATGGGCGGGTTTGTCACATCGAATATCGACCTGTCCCCTCTCAAGTTCATCATCAACTGCGTCCAAAACAACTATCCAGAGTCGCTTGGGCTCCTTCTCATACACAATGCCCCTATAGGATTCAAGA CATTGTGGAAGGTAGTCCGCTTCTGGCTGGACCCGGCAGTAGCCTCCAAGGTCCATTTCACTCGCGGCAAGCGAGGGCTGCTCAAATACATCGCGCCTGATCAACTACTAAAGGAGCTCGGCGGGAACGAAGACTGGGAGTACGAGTACGAGGAGCCGCTACCCGACGAAAACATCCAGATGCTAGACACCGAGACGCGTGATCGATTGTTCCAGGAGCGACAAGTCCTAGCCCAACGATTCGAAGACTTAACGCAAGAATGGGTCATGAGTGCCCAACATAGCGACAAGTCGCGGGAGATCTGCGGTAAACGAGACGCATTGGCCGATAAGTTGACGGCAAACTACTGGGCACTGGACCCCTACATCCGCGCACGATCAATCTATGACCGCCATGGCTACTTCCGAGGAGCGGCTGGCGCAGAATGGTATGCCAGGACCAAGGAGACTACAACGGCAATTGCCACTACGCCAATCACGAATGACAAGATGACGCCAGGGGATGAGTCACCAGTTTTGGGAAGGTCATCACTCTCAGACGGCATGTCGACCTTGCGCAAAGCTTCGCTGTCAGATAATATGTCGGCCCTGGAAAGGGCATCCACGTTTGGTGATACGCCGACATTGGACAGGTCGTCGACTTCGGAAGACGAGGTGGTCTTCCTGGACGAGGTCCCGAGGGTGGAGATCGAGAAGGTGCCTGATATTGCGAGCGTACATGTGACCTTTGACCATGTTAGTATCATTGGGGGCGATGACTCTTCGTATTACAGTGATATTGATAGGGCGGAACCCTCAAGGTTATGGGGTTGA